A DNA window from Ctenopharyngodon idella isolate HZGC_01 chromosome 10, HZGC01, whole genome shotgun sequence contains the following coding sequences:
- the tmcc2 gene encoding transmembrane and coiled-coil domains protein 2, with product MLDKSEVSTLGLPPSVSHGGSDGNISVEAGSDGEVTRTRAALEHLQQKILKITEQIRVEQEARDANVAEYLKLAHNADKQQASRIKQVFEKKNQKSAQTIAHLHKKLEHYHKKLKEIEQNGPARQPKDVFRDMHQGLKDVGANMRAGISGFGGGVVEGVKGGVSALTHTAVVSKPREFASLIRNKFGSADNIAHLKDTLEDGHTEETPRALSGSATLVSSPKYGSDDECSSATSGSAGGSNSGGAGGAMSGMGAAMGSPRLDGHHHHHHHHHSSSSSWDALLEGLQEIKVGQVHMEDAIEDMKAQLQSDYSYMTQCLQEERYRYERLEEQLNDLTELHQNEMSNLKQELASMEEKVAYQSYERARDIQEAVESCLTRITKLELQQQQQQVVQLEGVENANARALLGKLINVILALMAVLLVFVSTMANFITPLMKTRARVGATLALALFLVTLWKHWDWLELCLLPS from the exons ATG CTGGATAAAAGTGAAGTGTCCACTCTCGGCCTGCCGCCCTCCGTGAGCCATGGTGGGTCGGACGGGAACATCAGTGTGGAGGCGGGATCGGACGGCGAGGTCACGAGAACACGAGCGGCGCTGGAACACCTGCAGCAGAAGATCCTGAAGATCACGGAGCAGATCCGCGTGGAACAGGAAGCCCGTGACGCCAATGTGGCCGAGTATCTCAAACTGGCCCATAATGCGGACAAACAGCAGGCGTCGCGGATCAAACAAGTGTTTGAGAAGAAGAACCAGAAGTCTGCGCAGACCATCGCACACTTGCACAAGAAACTCGAGCACTACCACAAGAAGCTCAAAGAGATCGAGCAG AATGGTCCCGCGCGGCAGCCCAAAGATGTCTTTCGGGACATGCACCAGGGGCTGAAGGATGTAGGCGCAAACATGCGAGCAGGAATCAGTGGGTTCGGAGGGGGTGTGGTGGAAGGGGTGAAGGGCGGAGTATCGGCGCTCACACACACTGCGGTCGTCTCGAAACCCAGAGAGTTCGCCAGCCTCATCCGCAACAAGTTCGGCAGCGCCGACAACATCGCCCACTTGAAGGACACTCTGGAGGATGGGCACACGGAAGAGACGCCCAGAGCTCTGAGTGGCAGCGCCACGCTGGTCTCCAGCCCCAAATACGGCAGCGACGACGAGTGCTCCAGTGCAACTTCTGGGTCAGCCGGCGGAAGCAACTCCGGCGGGGCGGGCGGGGCCATGTCAGGGATGGGAGCGGCCATGGGCAGCCCTCGACTGGACGGacatcaccaccaccatcacCACCACCATTCCTCGTCTTCCTCTTGGGATGCGCTGCTGGAAGGCCTGCAGGAGATCAAAGTCGGCCAGGTGCACATGGAGGACGCCATCGAGGACATGAAAGCGCAGCTGCAAAGCGACTACAGCTACATGACCCAGTGCTTGCAGGAGGAGCGATACAG ATACGAGCGTCTGGAAGAGCAACTGAATGATCTGACGGAACTTCACCAGAATGAAATGAGCAATCTGAAGCAGGAGCTGGCCAGCATGGAGGAGAAGGTGGCGTACCAGTCGTACGAGAGAGCGCGAGACATCCAG gaGGCTGTAGAGTCCTGTCTCACCCGCATTACCAAACTGGAgctgcagcagcaacagcagcaggtGGTGCAGCTGGAGGGCGTGGAGAACGCGAATGCTCGAGCTCTGCTGGGGAAACTCATCAACGTCATCCTGGCCTTGATGGCGGTGCTGCTGGTGTTCGTCTCCACCATGGCCAACTTCATCACGCCCCTCATGAAGACACGTGCCCGGGTTGGCGCCACCCTCGCCCTGGCGCTCTTCCTGGTCACACTGTGGAAACACTGGGATTGGCTTGAGCTCTGTCTGTTGCCCAGCTGA
- the cdkn1a gene encoding cyclin-dependent kinase inhibitor 1 isoform X1, translating to MTAQSRRRVRQDKLQVMAAHKRILRALGNGPARRNLFGPVDREQLQVEYHDALRKDLEDASRRWSFDFVSEKPLEGGDFQWEGVSGVRVPVLYRSCQDSEHPRPRTKEPSSDTQKENIPRTPERFGSVPQDIEKTPEKRSELKRKQTNITDFYQAKKRLVATPRKSGQ from the exons ATGACAGCGCAGAGCAGGAGACGGGTCAGACAGGACAAG CTTCAGGTCATGGCGGCGCACAAACGGATCCTGCGAGCCCTCGGAAACGGGCCGGCGAGGCGAAACCTGTTCGGTCCGGTGGATCGTGAGCAGCTTCAGGTGGAGTACCACGACGCCCTGAGGAAAGACCTGGAGGACGCGTCGCGCCGCTGGAGCTTCGATTTCGTCTCGGAGAAGCCGCTGGAGGGCGGAGACTTCCAGTGGGAGGGCGTGTCCGGGGTCCGGGTGCCCGTGCTGTACCGCAGCTGTCAGGACAGCGAGCATCCGAGGCCGCGCACGAAAGAACCGTCGTCCGACACTCAGAAAGAGAACATCCCCCGAACCCCGGAGAGATTTGGTTCGGTGCCGCAGGACATCGAGAAAACGCCAGAAAAAAGATCAGAGCTGAAGAGGAAACAGACGAATATCACAG ACTTCTACCAGGCGAAGAAGAGGCTGGTGGCCACGCCCCGTAAATCAGGACAAtaa
- the cdkn1a gene encoding cyclin-dependent kinase inhibitor 1 isoform X2: protein MAAHKRILRALGNGPARRNLFGPVDREQLQVEYHDALRKDLEDASRRWSFDFVSEKPLEGGDFQWEGVSGVRVPVLYRSCQDSEHPRPRTKEPSSDTQKENIPRTPERFGSVPQDIEKTPEKRSELKRKQTNITDFYQAKKRLVATPRKSGQ from the exons ATGGCGGCGCACAAACGGATCCTGCGAGCCCTCGGAAACGGGCCGGCGAGGCGAAACCTGTTCGGTCCGGTGGATCGTGAGCAGCTTCAGGTGGAGTACCACGACGCCCTGAGGAAAGACCTGGAGGACGCGTCGCGCCGCTGGAGCTTCGATTTCGTCTCGGAGAAGCCGCTGGAGGGCGGAGACTTCCAGTGGGAGGGCGTGTCCGGGGTCCGGGTGCCCGTGCTGTACCGCAGCTGTCAGGACAGCGAGCATCCGAGGCCGCGCACGAAAGAACCGTCGTCCGACACTCAGAAAGAGAACATCCCCCGAACCCCGGAGAGATTTGGTTCGGTGCCGCAGGACATCGAGAAAACGCCAGAAAAAAGATCAGAGCTGAAGAGGAAACAGACGAATATCACAG ACTTCTACCAGGCGAAGAAGAGGCTGGTGGCCACGCCCCGTAAATCAGGACAAtaa